A single window of Achromobacter xylosoxidans DNA harbors:
- a CDS encoding LysR family transcriptional regulator, which produces MLVAELKSFYAVARCGTVTKAAAQLGVSQPTVTGQLRQLESRYGVELFHRQGRGMRLSDAGHSLMPMVEKLVQQETEIDFRLRDASDLREGNLRIGATGPYYIMDTVRRYNQLYPGIDLTVAIGNSQSMLQALHDYRIEIATSSFLMDDKHLYRRMIAADPIRVVTHRGHPLARRGKVALADLADHALLLREPGSMTRQLTEEALQAAGVTVKRTLEIGSRESIRQAILCELGISLIPSREIPSHPELAALDIEGADVVMHEYLYCLRERQPVQLIARFLEMAPAAG; this is translated from the coding sequence GTGCTCGTCGCCGAACTCAAATCCTTCTATGCCGTGGCTCGCTGCGGCACCGTCACCAAGGCCGCGGCCCAGTTGGGCGTCAGCCAACCCACGGTGACGGGGCAACTGCGCCAGTTGGAATCGCGCTATGGCGTCGAGCTGTTCCACCGCCAGGGCCGCGGCATGCGACTGTCGGATGCCGGACACAGCCTGATGCCGATGGTCGAAAAGCTGGTGCAGCAGGAAACCGAGATCGATTTCCGGCTGCGCGACGCCAGCGACCTGCGCGAGGGCAACCTGCGCATCGGCGCCACCGGGCCGTACTACATCATGGACACGGTGCGCCGCTACAACCAGCTCTACCCCGGCATCGACCTGACCGTGGCCATCGGCAACTCGCAGAGCATGCTGCAGGCGCTGCACGACTATCGCATCGAGATTGCCACGTCCTCGTTTCTGATGGATGACAAGCATTTGTACCGCCGCATGATCGCGGCCGACCCGATCCGCGTGGTGACGCACCGCGGCCACCCGCTGGCGCGGCGCGGCAAGGTGGCGCTGGCGGACCTGGCCGATCACGCGCTGCTGCTGCGCGAACCCGGATCGATGACGCGCCAGCTGACCGAAGAGGCGCTGCAGGCGGCTGGCGTGACGGTCAAGCGCACGCTGGAAATCGGCAGCCGCGAATCGATCCGCCAGGCCATCCTGTGCGAACTGGGCATCAGCCTGATTCCCTCGCGTGAAATTCCGTCCCATCCGGAACTGGCGGCCCTGGACATCGAGGGCGCCGACGTCGTGATGCATGAATACCTGTACTGCCTGCGCGAGCGCCAACCGGTGCAACTCATCGCGCGCTTTCTGGAGATGGCGCCGGCAGCCGGCTGA